Below is a window of Mycoplasmopsis anatis DNA.
CAGTGAATTAATCGCTAAAAGAGATGAATTTGAAAAATTAAATGAAACTCTTAGAGAAGAAAAAAGAAGAATTGAATTAGATAAAAACGAAAAAAACAAGAAAAAAATTGAAATAGAAACTAATATTAGAATCTTAAAACAACAGAAAGAAACTCATAGTAATCTATTTAAAGGAACTAAAACAATTCTTGATAATCAAAGATTATTCAAAGGGTATAAAGGTTTAGTGGCTGATTTGATTGAAGTTAATAGTGAATTTCATACAGCAATAGACACAGTTTTAAACAACGCAACACAATATGTGGTAGTTAGAGATAGCGAAACAGCAGTTGAAGCAGTTAATTTCCTAAAGAAAAATCGCGGCGGAAGAGCAACATTTATTCCAATGAGTTCAATCCAAGCTAAAAGTGTACGCGATGATCATCTTTTAGCAATTCAAGGATATCCTGGTTTTATTGGTATAGCATCTGATTTAGTAAAATATGCGCCTGAATTTAAGCTTCTAGCTAAATTCTTACTTGGAAATATAATCGTTGTTGAAGATGTTGAATCAGCTAATAAAATCTCTGAAATAATTGATAAAAAATACATGATTGTAACTAAGGATGGTGATACTATAAGAGTAGGTGGTGTTGTTGTTGGTGGAGAAAAAATCAACAACACTAATTCACTACTTGGAATTGATGAACAAATCCTTAAATTAGAAAATTTACTTCCACAAATTAATGAATATCTTGATGCTAAAGAGAATTTATCTTACGATATTTCTAACAAAATTGAGCAACTATTCAGAAATAAAAATGAAATTGATAAACGTTTAGTTTCAATCTCTGAAGCTAAGAAAAATATCGAAAGACAAAATATCGAATATTCAAATGAATTAAAAAATTTAACTACTGAAGAGATTAAATTTAACGATCATGTTAGTGATGTTAATGTTGTTGATATTGAAGTGGTTAAATATAAATTAGACGAAATTGAATCATCACTTAAAGTTGATTATGCACTTTTAGAAAGATACGAATCAGATTTTTCTAGATATACAAGCGAAAAATCAGAATTAGAAAGTTTATTAACAGATTTAATTCAAGACTATAGTGATGATTCTACTAAGTTTGAATTAACAAAGCGTTCACTTGAAAATGACAAATTTAGACTTACAAATTATTACAATTTAACTCATGAATATGTTCTGGCTAATTATGTGCTAGAAATTGATCCTGAAAAAGCCAGAGAATTTGTAGATAAAACACGCGAAGAAATTGAAAAAATCGGTAATGTAAATATAGAATCTATTGAACAACTAAACATTATTCAAGATCGTTATGATTTAATTAAGAAAAATAATGACGAACTTGAAGAAGCTAAGGAAACAATTATTGCTACTATAGCGGAGATGGATAAATTAATTATCACTAGATTACTAAATATTGTTCATGATGTTAATAAAGAATTTGATGAAATTTTTAGAACTATGTTTGGTGGTGGAAGTGCAAAAATATACTTCACTGATAAAAATGATATTCTCAATAGTGGAATTGGTATTGAAGCACAGCCTCCAGGCAAAAATATTAAAAATCTTAAACTCTTCTCAGGAGGAGAAAAATCACTTATTGCAATCTCGCTACTTTTCGGAATCTTAAAAGCACGTCCTCTACCACTTTGTATCTTAGATGAAGTAGATGGTGCACTTGATGAAGCTAATGTAGTAAGGTTTGCAGAATACTTACAATCACTTAAAAATAAAACACAATTCTTAGTCATTACTCACAGACATGGTTCAATGTCGCGTATGGACAACCTCTTTGGAGCAACTATGCAAAAACGTGGAGTTACAACATTCTTTAGTGTTGAATTAGCTCAAGCTAAAACTATGGTTGATGATGTAAAAGTTGAACAACAATAATATTAAATTGTTTATCATTTGTTAATTGAGGAGAAATATGATTAAAAACGCAATAATCTTTGCTGCGGGTAAAGGTAGTAGATTAACCACTTACACAAAGCATGTACCTAAACCGTTAATTAAAATTTTAAATAAAGAAACTGATGAAGATGAAGCTTTAATTGAAAGAAATATTAAGTTTCTTCACCAAAGTGGGATCAAAGATATTTATATTGTAGTTGGTTATTTAAAAAAACAATTTAACTATTTGACTAAGAAATACGGTGTTACTTTAATTGAAAATGACAAGTTTGAATATGAAAATAACATCTCTTCTTTGGCTGTTTCAATTCAACACTGAGGTGATACATTATATATAGAAGGAGATATTTACTTAACAAGAAATATTATTCCAGATTTAATTGAAGAAATTAAACAATCAAACTATAAGAGTATTTATTGAGGTGCTGAGGACGAACATATTAATGAAACATGTTTTATTTTAAGAAATAATTTAATTGTAGGTCAATATGCTAAAAATATGATCAAAGGTGATTTAAAATGAACCGGATTAGGATATATTAACAAAGATTTTGGTGATTATATGAGATCGCGTTTTGAGGAATATTATTCAATTCCTGAAAACAAACAAAATTATTACGAACAGTTTTTATGAAGTCTTGGTCAACCAGTTGAGTGTCATAAAATTGATAAATCGAATTTTTATGAAATAGATAATTTTTATGACTTAATAAGTGTTGATGAACGTTATAGAACACATGATTTAGTGAAATTATGAACCCCCGGTCCAACAAACATAGATCAAGAAATTAGTGATTTAATTCTCAAAGGAATTGTTCATCATCGTTCAAATTTAGCTGAGTTTTATATAACAAAATTACATGATAATCTAAAAAAGATGTTTAATACAACTAAAGCCACACCAATAGCTATAACTGCCAGTGGAACGGGAGTTATGGAATCTGCTGTAGTAAATTTAATTGAGTCTACGGATAAAGTAATTTTAATTTCAGTTGGAGATTTTGGTGATAGGTTTTATGAAATTCTAAAACTATATATTAAAGATCATAATAATATTTTCTTCTTCAGATATCCTGATTATTCAACTTATAATATTGATGATTTCAAACACTTAATCCCTGAAGTTAAAGCTGTATTTGTTACGCACCACGAAACAAGCACAGGAGTGCTAAATAACATTAGTGAATTAGGAAAATTAACAAAAAATACTGATGCTTTATTAGTTTGTGATTCAGTATCTTCTGTATTGAATGAAGAATTTAATTTTGATGATTGATCTGTAGATATTGCATTCGCTTCTTCGGCAAAAGGTTTTTCAATTTATCCAGGTCTTTCAATTGTATGTATTTCAGAAAAAGCCGAAAAGGTAATTCAAAAGTGTACAACTCCAAGATATTATTTTGACTACAGAAAGTACTTAAAATACTATAGAGATTATAAACAAACTCCTTTTACACCCGCAATTAATTTAATTGTTTCAATGTCTGAATCAATTGATATTATGAATAATACTTCATTGCAAGTAATTAATCAAAAGAAATGAGAAGTATTCAATTATTTAAATGATGAACTTGAAAAATTAAATTTTGTTAATAAAGTTCCTGTAGAGCTTAGAACATGTTCAATGTTGTGTATGGAAGCTCCTAAAGGTATAGATTGTGAAAAAATGAGAAATTATGTATCAAGCAATTCAAATAATTACTTTGAACTAGGGAGAACCGAAAAAAGACACTCAGTAATAAGAGTTGGTATTTCTAGATTAATTACTATTGATGATGCTAAAATAGTTGTAAAAAACATTAAAAAATTTATTGAAAGTGAAAAAAATGAAAAATAATGAATGAGATACTCAATATTTACATAGTAAACATGTAAAACTTAAAAGTCTTCTCAAAGAATTAATTTCAATTTTTGAAAAAAACAACCTTAAATATGTTGCTTATTATGGAACATTATTAGGTGCGATCAGACATAATAACATTATTCCATGAGATGATGATGTCGATTTAGTAATTGATTATGATACTTTAGAATTCTTAATTAAAAACTACCCAAACTTAGTCAAAGTAGGTAAAAATTCAAATAATTTTCTTATGATGGCTAAATATACTCATGATCGTGAAGACGAAGTAGATGCAACATTTATAGATCTTTTTGTAGTTGTCCCAACAAACAAAGAAAAACT
It encodes the following:
- a CDS encoding AAA family ATPase is translated as MKLVKIEAHGFKSFADPITLRFDGGVSGIIGPNGSGKSNINDAIKWVLGEQSSRELRGDNMDDVIFAGSKIIPAMDKAYVTLTFDNREHLSKFEEDYISITRKITRNKGSEYFINGEPSRQKDIKMIAMETGIGKSSLAIISQGTVAEIAEATDEQRRGIFEEAAGVSKYKLKKAETERKLEKTSQSLSQVKTIINELERQINPLKKQAEKAQLFLEKTEQLKNVEIALLGRDITVGTEKLNVLTEKLRGVDETKADYRKRIDEYNKKCSKLSIDISDLRRSINEKNGKITALRESYNALSIAVEKEKQRKELIASGQLRSNNSERLSALKDLIETSKHQLKTYEEQLSELIAKRDEFEKLNETLREEKRRIELDKNEKNKKKIEIETNIRILKQQKETHSNLFKGTKTILDNQRLFKGYKGLVADLIEVNSEFHTAIDTVLNNATQYVVVRDSETAVEAVNFLKKNRGGRATFIPMSSIQAKSVRDDHLLAIQGYPGFIGIASDLVKYAPEFKLLAKFLLGNIIVVEDVESANKISEIIDKKYMIVTKDGDTIRVGGVVVGGEKINNTNSLLGIDEQILKLENLLPQINEYLDAKENLSYDISNKIEQLFRNKNEIDKRLVSISEAKKNIERQNIEYSNELKNLTTEEIKFNDHVSDVNVVDIEVVKYKLDEIESSLKVDYALLERYESDFSRYTSEKSELESLLTDLIQDYSDDSTKFELTKRSLENDKFRLTNYYNLTHEYVLANYVLEIDPEKAREFVDKTREEIEKIGNVNIESIEQLNIIQDRYDLIKKNNDELEEAKETIIATIAEMDKLIITRLLNIVHDVNKEFDEIFRTMFGGGSAKIYFTDKNDILNSGIGIEAQPPGKNIKNLKLFSGGEKSLIAISLLFGILKARPLPLCILDEVDGALDEANVVRFAEYLQSLKNKTQFLVITHRHGSMSRMDNLFGATMQKRGVTTFFSVELAQAKTMVDDVKVEQQ
- a CDS encoding aminotransferase class V-fold PLP-dependent enzyme — its product is MIKNAIIFAAGKGSRLTTYTKHVPKPLIKILNKETDEDEALIERNIKFLHQSGIKDIYIVVGYLKKQFNYLTKKYGVTLIENDKFEYENNISSLAVSIQHWGDTLYIEGDIYLTRNIIPDLIEEIKQSNYKSIYWGAEDEHINETCFILRNNLIVGQYAKNMIKGDLKWTGLGYINKDFGDYMRSRFEEYYSIPENKQNYYEQFLWSLGQPVECHKIDKSNFYEIDNFYDLISVDERYRTHDLVKLWTPGPTNIDQEISDLILKGIVHHRSNLAEFYITKLHDNLKKMFNTTKATPIAITASGTGVMESAVVNLIESTDKVILISVGDFGDRFYEILKLYIKDHNNIFFFRYPDYSTYNIDDFKHLIPEVKAVFVTHHETSTGVLNNISELGKLTKNTDALLVCDSVSSVLNEEFNFDDWSVDIAFASSAKGFSIYPGLSIVCISEKAEKVIQKCTTPRYYFDYRKYLKYYRDYKQTPFTPAINLIVSMSESIDIMNNTSLQVINQKKWEVFNYLNDELEKLNFVNKVPVELRTCSMLCMEAPKGIDCEKMRNYVSSNSNNYFELGRTEKRHSVIRVGISRLITIDDAKIVVKNIKKFIESEKNEK